In Daucus carota subsp. sativus chromosome 4, DH1 v3.0, whole genome shotgun sequence, one DNA window encodes the following:
- the LOC108215913 gene encoding berberine bridge enzyme-like 25, with protein sequence MKSPPSSSALSLFCILFAITISPSTAIISIQSSSAWIDLPNPSGFVTCVKSMSKYVYTPSNSSYNDIYAFSARNPRFLMPDANRLLPAVIVTPGAESEVQTVVICARRNDMQIRTRSGGHDFEGLSYSSTYTRPFVLLDMINLKSVIADPVTKTAVVQAGATLGEVYYWIYRASGLLGFPAGVWSTVGATGLICGGGYGPLRRKYGFAADNVIDARIVDVNGNILDRKAMGEDLFWAIRGGSCSSFGVILTWKLNLVDIPPKVTIFTVLREDRQTEIMYPFQTIAPVLPIEVDIRCRISTVVNFNTSTRPDGLAIQLGFTGAYLGSADDLFTIFSTRLPEIGFLRSDLVEVPWIEALMQSSFFPLFSSNYTPEDFLNRSFLADIPTKAKSDFVRSPLSVPAINGLWDKLLEVGAGETTVIFTPYGGVLDNYPESTIPFPNRAGTLFMIYARVLWVGNTTQKLEWIRSLHDYLTPYVSSNPRRAYYNYDDLDLGANPSTGIISNIAARRWGSSYFNQNFNRLIAIKTLVDPLNFFRHEQTVPPFSLIQDM encoded by the coding sequence ATGAAGAGTCCTCCATCCTCTTCAGCACTTTCACTTTTCTGCATTCTTTTTGCTATAACCATCTCACCTTCTACTGCAATAATAAGCATCCAGTCTTCTTCTGCATGGATTGATCTTCCTAATCCTTCTGGCTTTGTAACATGCGTCAAATCCATGTCCAAATATGTTTATACACCTTCTAATTCTTCATACAATGACATTTATGCCTTTTCCGCTCGAAACCCTCGTTTCCTAATGCCAGATGCAAATCGTCTTCTTCCTGCTGTAATTGTCACTCCTGGAGCCGAATCAGAAGTCCAAACTGTGGTGATCTGTGCGAGAAGAAATGACATGCAGATTCGGACAAGAAGCGGAGGCCATGATTTCGAAGGCCTTTCTTACAGTAGCACATACACTCGTCCTTTTGTCTTGCTTGACATGATCAACCTTAAATCGGTTATTGCTGACCCCGTGACCAAAACCGCAGTGGTGCAAGCAGGGGCAACTCTGGGCGAGGTCTACTACTGGATCTATCGAGCAAGTGGACTGCTCGGCTTTCCTGCCGGGGTTTGGTCCACGGTTGGAGCAACTGGACTCATTTGTGGTGGAGGGTATGGTCCATTGAGACGAAAGTATGGTTTTGCGGCTGATAACGTAATTGATGCCCGCATAGTCGATGTTAATGGAAATATTCTCGACCGAAAAGCTATGGGCGAAGATCTTTTTTGGGCGATTCGAGGTGGTAGTTGTTCTAGCTTCGGTGTCATTTTGACCTGGAAGCTAAACCTGGTTGATATCCCCCCAAAAGTGACCATTTTCACAGTGCTTCGAGAGGATCGCCAGACTGAAATCATGTATCCATTTCAAACCATTGCTCCGGTTCTTCCAATTGAAGTGGACATCAGGTGCCGTATAAGTACAGTCGTCAACTTTAATACGAGTACACGACCAGACGGTTTAGCAATTCAACTAGGCTTTACGGGTGCATACCTCGGTTCAGCTGATGACTTATTCACCATATTTAGCACCAGGCTCCCCGAAATAGGTTTCCTTAGATCAGACCTTGTGGAAGTTCCTTGGATCGAGGCTCTCATGCAATCCTCATTTTTCCCGTTATTCTCCTCCAACTACACTCCCGAGGATTTCCTCAACCGATCATTTTTAGCTGATATTCCTACCAAAGCAAAGTCCGACTTTGTAAGATCACCACTGTCCGTGCCAGCAATAAATGGCTTATGGGACAAGCTTCTTGAGGTTGGAGCAGGGGAGACAACAGTTATCTTCACACCATATGGAGGAGTTCTGGACAATTATCCAGAATCAACCATTCCATTTCCCAATAGAGCTGGAACATTGTTCATGATTTACGCGAGGGTTCTGTGGGTTGGAAACACTACACAAAAGTTGGAATGGATTCGCAGCTTACACGATTACTTGACACCATATGTTTCAAGCAACCCTCGAAGAGCCTATTATAACTACGATGATCTTGATTTGGGTGCAAACCCTTCTACCG